Below is a genomic region from Gloeomargarita sp. SKYB120.
GAGGCCACCCGCATAATTTCAATCTCCCGGGGCGATTTGATGGTAATCGGGCGCTGCTGGGGGCGGGCTGGCTCCGCCGCTGGACGCCGCAACGGGACAGTCAACGAACTCAAAACATTCATGCCGACAAAATCTGAAGACTCGCTTCATCTATGGTAGGCCAGGGACGGCGCCCCTGCAAATTAGCACTCTCAATCGGCGAGTGCTAGGGGATGCTACCATAGGCGATGGAGTCATTCAGGCACAGCGAGCGTTATGGTGAAGTTGATCAGCTTTGACGAGGCGTCGCGCCAGGCTCTCGAGCGGGGGGTCAATGCCGTAGCCGATGCCGTGCGAGTGACCCTGGGGCCCAAAGGCCGCAACGTCGTGCTGGAGAAAAAATTCGGCGTGCCGGAGGTAGTCAACGACGGGGCCACGATTGCCAAGGAAATCGAACTGAGCAACCCCATGGAAAACACCGGCGCCCAACTGCTCAAGGAGGTGGCCGAAAAGACAGCGGATGTGGCCGGGGATGGCACGACCACTGCCTGTTTGCTGGCCCAGGCCATGATTGTTGAGGGGATGAAAAACCTATCGGCGGGCGCAAACCCAGTCAATCTCAAGCGGGGAATCGACCGTGCGGTAGCCTACCTTGTGGAGAAAATTCGGGAGACCAGCCGGCCCGTGGCAGGAGAAATGGTCAAGCAGGTGGCCACCCTGTCGGCGGGGAACGACCCCGAAGTGGGCCAGATGATCAGCGACGCCATGGACCGGGTGACCAAGGACGGGGTGATTACGGTGGAAGAATCCAAATCCCTGCAAACCGAGCTGGAAGTCGTGGAGGGGATGGAAATTGACCGGGGTTACATTTCCCCCTATCTGGTCACCGACCAGGAGAACATGGTGGCCGAGTACGAGAACGTGCGGCTGTTGATTACCGATAAAAAAATTAGCGCGGTGGCCGACCTGGTGCCAGTTTTGGAAAAGATCAACCGCCTAGGGCAACCCCTTTTAATCATTGCCGAGGACGTGGAAGGCGAGGCCCTGGCGACTCTAGTGGTGAACAAGATGCGAGGCGTATTAAACGTCTGTGCCATCAAAGCGCCCTCGTTTGGCGACCGGCGCAAGGCCATGCTAGAGGACATTGCCATTCTGACCAACGGGCAATTCCTGGCGGAGGACCTGGGCTTCAAGCTCGACCAGGTGCAACCCGATATGCTAGGCACGGCCCGACGGGTGACCGTCAGCAAAGACCGCACAGTGATTGTGGCCGGTCAAGACACCCAGCGCCAGGTGCAGGCCCGTATTGCCCAACTCAAGCAGGAACTGGCCGAGACTGACTCTGAGTTTGACAGGGAAAAACTACAAGAGCGCATCGCCAAACTTGCTGGTGGTGTTGCAGTGATCAAGGTGGGGGCGGCCACCGAGACCGAACTCAAGGAGAAGAAGTTGCGCATTGAAGACGCCCTGCACGCCACCCGGGCTGCCGTTGAGGAAGGGATTATTCCTGGCGGTGGTGCGACGCTCGTGCATCTAGCCAAACAGCTCCCGACCCTAGCGGCCTCGCTCCCCGACCCAGAAATGCGAACCGGTGTGGAGATTGTGGCGCGGGCGGTGACCTATCCCCTGCGACAAATTGCCGAAAACAGTGGCGTCAACGGGGCCATTGTTCTCGAAAAAGTCCGGCAGATGGATTTACCGATGGGGTACAACGCCGTGACCGGCGCCTACGAAGACCTAATTGCCTCAGGCATTATAGACCCAGCCAAAGTGACCCGTACCGCTTTGGAAAATGCTGCTTCCATCGCCGGCATGTTCCTGACCACGGAAGCCCTGGTAGTGGAGAAACCGGAGCCGAAGCCAGCGCGGAAACCCAGCCCTGGCGCTGAAGAGGACTTCTAAGGGGTTCCCCGATTTCGCTACCATAATCGGTTGGAACAGTGGGTGACTGGCGCAACGGTAGCGCAACGGACTCTTAATCCGCTGGTTCAGGGTTCGAATCCCTGGTCACCCATAATCACCAAAACCCCACCACCCTAAAAGTTTCCACAGCTCACACGTACTATAGCTAAGCCGGCAAAGGTTGACATAAATATTAGACAGCTTCATCTACGAAAGAGCGTAGGTTTTGCTTGGTTAAATTCCACGCATGGCTGACCCGCCGTTTTATCAATCGGATTCAAATCAAGGAATACCTTGGTAGATAAACGGATCGACGCCCAGCCCGCTTCCACGACCTGTCTCACCGCCGCAGATTGTCCAATATAGGTCATCCATGCTTGTCATGTCTCAGGGTCGCAGGGCGTAGCCCCGTCTTAGGTTGTCCTGTCATCTCCTTGGCAAACTCAAGCAGCTTAGCTATACCGGAACTTTCCTAGGACTTATCGCTGGTATAGCCAAGCCATCTATGGTTGTCAGCGCTTGAGTCCCAGCGCACGGCCTGGCCTTTGGGTTTTCTCTCCTCTCTCTGACAAGCTAAAGCAGCTTAGCTATAGAAGTCTTTCACTTCACCACCGGATAACGACCTGAGTATCGCAGTAGCTCATCCAAGTGAATGGTTCTATAGCTAAGCCTTGTCATGTTTTGGAGTCGCAGGGCCTAGCCCCGCCTTGGATTCTC
It encodes:
- the groL gene encoding chaperonin GroEL (60 kDa chaperone family; promotes refolding of misfolded polypeptides especially under stressful conditions; forms two stacked rings of heptamers to form a barrel-shaped 14mer; ends can be capped by GroES; misfolded proteins enter the barrel where they are refolded when GroES binds); the encoded protein is MVKLISFDEASRQALERGVNAVADAVRVTLGPKGRNVVLEKKFGVPEVVNDGATIAKEIELSNPMENTGAQLLKEVAEKTADVAGDGTTTACLLAQAMIVEGMKNLSAGANPVNLKRGIDRAVAYLVEKIRETSRPVAGEMVKQVATLSAGNDPEVGQMISDAMDRVTKDGVITVEESKSLQTELEVVEGMEIDRGYISPYLVTDQENMVAEYENVRLLITDKKISAVADLVPVLEKINRLGQPLLIIAEDVEGEALATLVVNKMRGVLNVCAIKAPSFGDRRKAMLEDIAILTNGQFLAEDLGFKLDQVQPDMLGTARRVTVSKDRTVIVAGQDTQRQVQARIAQLKQELAETDSEFDREKLQERIAKLAGGVAVIKVGAATETELKEKKLRIEDALHATRAAVEEGIIPGGGATLVHLAKQLPTLAASLPDPEMRTGVEIVARAVTYPLRQIAENSGVNGAIVLEKVRQMDLPMGYNAVTGAYEDLIASGIIDPAKVTRTALENAASIAGMFLTTEALVVEKPEPKPARKPSPGAEEDF